A genomic region of Sulfobacillus acidophilus DSM 10332 contains the following coding sequences:
- a CDS encoding sortase family protein (PFAM: Sortase family~TIGRFAM: LPXTG-site transpeptidase (sortase) family protein~COGs: COG3764 Sortase (surface protein transpeptidase)~InterPro IPR005754~KEGG: afo:Afer_0452 sortase family protein~PFAM: Peptidase C60, sortase A/B~SPTR: Sortase family protein;~TIGRFAM: Peptidase C60, sortase A/B) produces MPRHRLWGFVLAGLGAGLLSLPIWIGPAARVAAQKLPRATPGQPVTDRVRTTAVPRLPEPPTGYEVADLIIPALQLNVPVLQGTAFGQLLFAPGHYAGSVLPGESGASVIAAHNDTFFHHLDRLHPGSLIIVQTEQGIFRFAVTRSAVVSDTAGLPDTSTPTLDLEACYPLNALYFTPKRYIVFSRLIGADRAPANPLPSAPTAGNPFSAAIPAAITDHYSLALSNNSLPMGQLTYAAPDTPAVVRFEESPRPLQAETVAIALWLAYVDAVRSGDVEALTALVPGANQSSNPYWLARSVIFEAPLNVTLAVSPGGIPTSFTLSDDLIRVNGAPYQTTMAIRIDQNRLSIVAVVTRP; encoded by the coding sequence GTGCCTCGTCATCGTCTCTGGGGATTCGTTTTGGCCGGATTAGGAGCGGGACTGTTGTCGCTACCTATCTGGATTGGCCCGGCAGCCCGGGTCGCTGCCCAAAAGCTCCCGCGGGCCACGCCGGGGCAACCGGTGACGGACCGCGTGCGCACGACAGCCGTTCCCCGGTTACCGGAACCGCCTACCGGCTACGAGGTCGCCGATTTGATCATTCCGGCACTTCAGTTAAATGTTCCGGTTCTCCAAGGAACCGCGTTCGGGCAATTATTATTTGCGCCCGGCCACTATGCCGGATCCGTGCTGCCCGGCGAATCGGGAGCCAGTGTTATCGCCGCCCATAACGATACGTTTTTTCATCATTTGGACCGGCTTCACCCCGGCAGCTTGATTATTGTTCAAACCGAGCAAGGCATCTTTCGTTTCGCTGTCACCCGTTCGGCGGTAGTATCCGACACGGCCGGATTGCCCGACACGTCGACCCCGACGCTGGATCTGGAAGCTTGCTATCCCTTAAACGCGTTATATTTCACGCCGAAACGGTACATCGTGTTCAGCCGTCTCATCGGGGCAGACAGAGCCCCCGCCAACCCGCTACCGTCCGCACCGACGGCGGGCAACCCGTTCTCCGCCGCCATACCGGCCGCTATCACGGACCATTATTCGTTGGCGTTGAGTAATAACTCGCTACCGATGGGCCAATTAACTTATGCCGCCCCGGATACGCCGGCCGTCGTCCGATTTGAAGAATCGCCCCGGCCCTTACAGGCAGAAACGGTGGCGATAGCGCTCTGGCTCGCCTATGTGGACGCCGTACGTTCGGGCGATGTCGAAGCGCTAACGGCGCTGGTTCCCGGTGCCAACCAGTCGTCCAATCCGTATTGGCTCGCCCGGTCCGTGATTTTTGAAGCGCCGTTAAACGTCACCCTCGCGGTCAGTCCGGGCGGCATTCCGACATCCTTCACGCTGTCCGATGATCTAATCCGCGTGAACGGAGCTCCCTATCAAACCACCATGGCGATTCGGATCGACCAAAACCGGCTATCGATCGTGGCGGTCGTCACACGGCCATAA